From one Halostagnicola larsenii XH-48 genomic stretch:
- a CDS encoding trimeric intracellular cation channel family protein, translated as MNTIGLVAFALVGSSKAIREEFDVFGITIVGLAMAFAGGATRDLLVTRVPLALQSPIEIGLGLLGVSLAIALSVVLPSPDTHPITLVSDAIGLAAFTTTGAIVATEAGVSAFGVVAIGTINAVGGGAFADILLDKSPFILFDDFYASCAVFGAGAYVIAGTVGASGSTAAGVCAVVTVVTRLVAVTYDWNLPTVQGLGLLNH; from the coding sequence ATGAACACGATCGGCCTGGTCGCGTTCGCACTCGTCGGATCATCGAAGGCGATCCGTGAGGAGTTCGACGTATTCGGAATTACTATCGTTGGACTGGCAATGGCGTTTGCCGGTGGGGCGACGCGGGACCTCCTCGTGACTCGAGTACCATTAGCGCTTCAGTCCCCGATCGAAATCGGTTTGGGATTACTCGGCGTTAGCCTAGCGATCGCATTGAGCGTCGTCTTGCCGTCTCCGGATACCCATCCGATCACGCTCGTCTCGGATGCTATCGGCCTCGCCGCTTTTACGACGACTGGTGCTATCGTCGCAACGGAGGCGGGCGTTTCGGCATTCGGCGTCGTCGCCATCGGAACGATCAATGCGGTGGGCGGTGGCGCGTTTGCAGATATCCTTCTCGACAAGTCTCCGTTTATCCTCTTTGACGATTTCTACGCGAGTTGTGCAGTGTTCGGCGCGGGTGCATACGTTATCGCAGGCACCGTAGGAGCATCCGGAAGTACCGCTGCCGGAGTGTGTGCAGTTGTTACTGTCGTGACTCGGTTAGTCGCGGTTACTTACGACTGGAATCTCCCCACCGTGCAGGGTTTGGGGCTACTTAACCACTGA
- a CDS encoding ParA family protein, whose translation MSDQRAVSVALQKGGVGKTTVAINLAERLANRSNDVLLVDLDQQGNATEGVGLADAYQNDVHIGHVLEDSSETTLGDVIREAGSFDVLPANEDLDSVENSIRSATFGELWIRNEIIDPVLEDTYDYVVVDSPPNLGPLADASLISTQNVIVPLRMSEPSVSGFERMYTQQITPIRKEIDLDIMAIVPNALSGDNEEKRIIGNLEESEFGKYLPEFARTDHFDDPDSPGPGIRERIAFRRAWREGVPLAEYDPESDMLERLDALAAVVERGGVLGA comes from the coding sequence ATGAGTGACCAACGCGCCGTAAGCGTCGCTTTGCAAAAAGGCGGCGTCGGCAAGACGACGGTTGCGATCAATCTCGCAGAACGGCTCGCAAATCGATCGAACGACGTCTTGCTGGTCGACCTCGACCAGCAAGGAAACGCGACGGAAGGTGTCGGCCTCGCCGATGCCTACCAAAACGATGTCCACATCGGACACGTTCTCGAGGACAGTTCCGAGACGACGCTCGGAGACGTTATCCGGGAGGCCGGCTCGTTCGACGTGCTCCCGGCCAACGAGGACTTAGATAGCGTCGAAAACAGCATTCGGAGCGCGACGTTCGGCGAGCTCTGGATCAGAAACGAGATCATCGATCCCGTCCTCGAGGACACGTACGATTACGTCGTCGTCGATTCGCCGCCGAATCTGGGTCCGCTCGCGGATGCATCACTGATCTCGACGCAGAACGTGATCGTACCGCTCCGGATGAGCGAACCGAGCGTCAGCGGGTTCGAGCGCATGTACACCCAGCAGATCACGCCGATCAGAAAGGAGATCGACCTCGATATCATGGCCATCGTACCGAACGCGCTCTCCGGGGACAACGAGGAAAAGCGTATTATCGGCAACCTCGAGGAGTCGGAGTTCGGGAAGTATCTCCCCGAGTTCGCTCGCACCGATCACTTCGACGATCCGGATTCGCCCGGACCGGGAATTCGCGAACGCATCGCGTTCCGGCGTGCATGGCGTGAAGGGGTCCCGCTCGCGGAGTACGATCCGGAGAGTGACATGCTCGAGCGGCTGGATGCGCTTGCGGCGGTCGTCGAACGCGGAGGTGTCCTCGGTGCCTGA
- the sugE gene encoding quaternary ammonium compound efflux SMR transporter SugE encodes MSWYILLVAGLFEIGWAVGLEYSDGLSKPLPTLGTVLALVISMILLAQAVKDLPVGTAYAVWTGIGAVGTASLGIVLFDEPASLARVVCISLIVVGIVGLHLASGH; translated from the coding sequence ATGTCGTGGTATATTTTACTGGTCGCGGGACTGTTCGAAATCGGCTGGGCTGTCGGGCTCGAATACTCAGATGGACTCTCGAAGCCGCTGCCCACGCTCGGGACCGTCCTCGCTCTCGTTATTAGCATGATTCTTCTCGCTCAGGCGGTCAAGGATCTTCCCGTCGGGACGGCATATGCAGTCTGGACTGGTATCGGAGCTGTCGGCACTGCTTCGCTTGGAATCGTCCTCTTCGACGAGCCGGCCTCGCTGGCCAGGGTAGTCTGTATTAGTCTCATCGTCGTTGGGATCGTCGGTCTTCATCTCGCCTCTGGGCACTAA
- a CDS encoding pyridoxal phosphate-dependent decarboxylase family protein has product MNRSNSPEAGFIHPDGANAEAVRDLAEDVLDQLLEQLGAAEERSPLPDESTVPTVRIPASPRSQNDLLGDLETIVAGSMNPAHPGYIGHMDTMPTTVSVLGDLVASAVNNNMLSVEMSPVFSELEVQLIETIASEFGLGPDAGGILASGGSLANLHALAVARNHAFDVHKGGLTGLDRKPVLFASEVAHTSLQKAAMVLGLGTETVVAVETDADSRLKPSALKRAVERAERGGCVPFCVVATAGTTTTGNIDPLPAVRDIADEHDLWLHVDAAYGGALVFSEAERGRLDGIEAADSVTFNPQKWCYVAKTCAMVLFADADVLQEDFRIGAPYMRGDDAIPNLGELSVQGTRRAEVLKLWLTFQHLGREGLGQLIDESYRLTAVIRNRVAEHDALELASEPELNLVCFRAAPDWCPPDEQDALNGRLQRRLLSEQDIFVSLPTYRDNRWLRVVLLNPFTDETTLDRLFNGIDVFLDAERP; this is encoded by the coding sequence ATGAATCGTTCCAACTCGCCCGAAGCGGGGTTCATCCACCCGGACGGGGCTAACGCCGAAGCCGTCCGGGACCTCGCCGAGGACGTTCTTGATCAGCTCCTCGAACAGCTCGGAGCGGCGGAAGAGCGGTCGCCGTTACCAGACGAATCGACCGTCCCTACGGTCAGGATTCCAGCGTCTCCACGGTCCCAGAACGACCTTCTCGGCGACCTCGAGACGATCGTTGCGGGATCGATGAACCCCGCTCATCCGGGATACATCGGCCACATGGACACGATGCCGACGACGGTGTCGGTGCTAGGTGACCTCGTCGCATCGGCAGTCAACAACAACATGTTGAGCGTGGAGATGTCGCCAGTATTCTCGGAACTCGAGGTCCAGTTGATCGAGACCATCGCCAGCGAGTTCGGCCTCGGGCCCGACGCTGGCGGGATCCTCGCCAGCGGCGGCTCGCTCGCGAACCTTCACGCCCTGGCAGTCGCCCGGAACCACGCGTTCGACGTTCACAAGGGTGGACTCACCGGACTGGATCGCAAGCCGGTGTTGTTCGCGTCCGAGGTGGCACACACGTCGCTCCAGAAAGCCGCGATGGTGCTCGGGCTCGGGACCGAGACCGTCGTCGCGGTCGAGACGGACGCGGACTCCCGACTGAAGCCGAGCGCGCTGAAGCGGGCGGTCGAACGGGCCGAACGAGGCGGCTGCGTGCCCTTCTGCGTCGTCGCGACCGCTGGCACGACCACGACGGGGAACATCGATCCGCTCCCGGCGGTCCGTGATATCGCCGATGAACACGACCTGTGGCTACACGTCGATGCAGCCTACGGCGGTGCCCTCGTCTTCTCCGAGGCCGAGCGTGGACGACTCGACGGGATTGAGGCCGCGGACTCGGTTACGTTCAACCCCCAGAAGTGGTGTTACGTCGCGAAGACGTGTGCGATGGTACTGTTCGCCGACGCCGACGTACTTCAGGAGGATTTCCGAATTGGGGCACCGTACATGCGGGGCGACGATGCGATTCCGAATCTCGGCGAGCTGAGCGTCCAAGGGACCCGGCGAGCGGAGGTCCTGAAACTCTGGCTCACCTTCCAGCACCTCGGTCGCGAGGGACTCGGACAGTTGATCGACGAGAGCTACCGCCTGACGGCTGTGATTCGCAACCGCGTCGCCGAACACGACGCGTTGGAGCTGGCCAGCGAGCCAGAGCTGAACCTCGTCTGTTTCCGTGCTGCGCCCGACTGGTGTCCACCAGACGAGCAGGATGCGCTCAACGGGCGGCTCCAGCGGCGGCTGCTCTCCGAGCAGGATATCTTTGTTTCGCTACCGACCTATAGGGACAACCGGTGGCTCCGGGTCGTCCTATTGAATCCATTCACCGACGAGACGACGCTCGACCGGCTGTTCAACGGGATCGACGTGTTTCTGGACGCGGAACGACCGTAG
- a CDS encoding GNAT family N-acetyltransferase: MFPECIETERLQLERISHSSIDVFDLYELYRDADEAEEMFKYWDSPPHKTMKETHDYVDQAEQLWGEREGAKYVIRPKQGEDGASDIAGTTGVYPEWEKRSANLGILLDKRFWGRGYSGERADAILSVVFDRLDLELVVASHIDGNKQSQQAIEKYVERYGGQYDGLLRNWLSMPDTVADVHRYTISKEQYFEATNAK; this comes from the coding sequence ATGTTCCCAGAATGCATCGAGACGGAGCGTCTTCAACTTGAACGGATTTCACACAGTTCTATTGACGTATTTGACCTTTATGAACTCTACCGCGACGCGGATGAGGCCGAGGAGATGTTCAAATATTGGGATTCTCCTCCCCATAAGACGATGAAAGAAACGCATGATTATGTCGATCAGGCCGAACAGTTATGGGGCGAGAGAGAGGGTGCGAAGTACGTGATTCGACCGAAGCAAGGAGAAGACGGAGCAAGTGATATTGCTGGCACAACAGGGGTATACCCAGAATGGGAAAAACGTTCTGCCAACCTGGGTATCCTTTTAGATAAACGATTTTGGGGACGGGGATACTCTGGAGAGCGGGCTGATGCCATTCTCTCCGTCGTGTTTGACCGGCTTGACCTGGAGCTTGTTGTTGCCTCTCATATCGACGGGAACAAACAGTCTCAACAAGCAATCGAAAAGTATGTTGAACGGTATGGGGGCCAATACGATGGCCTTCTCCGTAATTGGCTTTCGATGCCAGATACTGTTGCTGACGTTCACAGATATACGATTTCGAAAGAGCAGTATTTCGAAGCGACCAACGCTAAGTAG